AGGACTGCTGTGGGACTGGAAGACATAAGCGATTTCTCGCGACTTCTCACGAAGATCGCGCCTCATTGCAACCGATTGAATGGATACTGATGCAACGGACTCGCGGGACTTAGGTTGCATAGGCCGGTGACCGGCTCTCTCAACCGCAGCCTTCCTCGCATTCAAGTAAGGTTCGCCCGAGCAATGTGAGCTTCTCACGCTGATCGGCACGTTCGTCGAACCTATCCCAATCGTTACGGTCGGAGACGCGGACGAGTTCCTATTCGTTGACGCTGACCTCCACGGACATGTCCAGGAAAGCGTCCGCGGGCCCTACGAAGCTTCCGACCAATGGCATCGCCTGCCTGACGTCTCGCGCGACCGCGACGGGGATCAGGTTCGCGCCCCCGACTTTGCGGTTCGTTGGATCGAAGGTGATCCATCCCGCTCCAGGCAGGAAAACTTCCGCCCACGCATGTGTCGACCCGGCATCGGCGGAACCGAGTAACGTTCGTGTCGGGTCGTGGAGATAGCCGGAAACGACCCGGCCTCCGAAGCCGAGACTCCGCACTGCCTCGACGAGCAGGGTTGCTAGGTCCCGACACGAGCCCATCCCAAGGGCAAGGGTTTCGCTCGGAGCCTGCGTGCCTTCGTCTTCCCGAACTTGATAGGCGATGGCGCTGCCGACTCCGGTGTTCAGGTCTTTGAGGAGCGATAGGGTGTCGGTCGGGTAGGACGCCACGAACCTCTGCGCCCAAGAGCGTACACTTGGCGTCCCCTCGGGATACTGCAGAACCGTCAAGCTGCCGAGGTCGGTCCATTCGTCGTCGGTGTACCGGAACGGGAACGTAATGGCGGACGCGGCGATGGCAAAAACCGGATACGCCGCCGCCGATAGATCGACCCGAGCTATGCTTTCAACGACGAGCCGCTCAGTCGGAGACCTGAACACAGCCGTAGCCACGGCATTGCCGGCGACGTCGTGAGCCCAAGTGATGGTGGCGTCCGGCGACAGGGTAACCTCGCTCGCTAGCAATCGAAGGTCGCGGCTCTCCCGAGGCCGCATCATGAGCCGGTGCGGTCCGAGATTGACCGGCTTGCGATACCGATATGTCGTCCGGTGGTGAATACGCAGGTCGACCAAGGAATTGACCTCTCGATCCATCAAACCCGCGCGGATGCACAAGCTATCGCGCTGCAGCCTAGCATGTATTAAGCCATGGGAACGGTGTGCTAGATGGTCTGCTGAGACTACGACCTCGTGGTGGAAAACCTTCTGTGCGAGGTGTTTGGCTGGCTGCGGATGCGGGATTGAAGGCGACGTTCGCTTCCGTACGTTTCTGCCTCAAAGCGGACAGTCAGGAAATCACCCCGAGCAGTCCTGCCGCTACCGACCCAATTACATCGTAGAAACCTGTTGGCGCCGTTCCCGGAAGCAGAAATTCGGAGTGCAGCAGTGATAAGCACTCAATTATGCCCACCCCGCCTTGATCGCTGACGCGACCTCGTCGACGGACAGGCGCGTCCTCATACTCGGACCGCACGATCGCGACACGGGCGTCCGCACCGTCTGCTCGTCAGGCAGCTTCGCGAACCAGCTCCGATGCTTGGTCGATCGCCGCGATAACCTCTCTCGGTGCCAGATGCTGGATCATGTGGCCCATGCCAGGGACGACAATGAGGTCACTGTTGGGTAGCTCGCTGTGGAGGCGCTTCGACTGCCGATCGACGTCGGCGATCTGATCGTCCCCGCCTACGATGATCACCACCGGGAGCTTCAGGTCGCGGTAGTGCTTTTGAAGCTCGATCGTCACCGGCGTCATGAGCGCGGCGTCCTCCGCTGAGGCCCGTAGCTGTAACGGCCGCAGCATCATGGCTTTCGGGAATGTGCGGTCGAAGCGCTTTGTGACGGCGGCCGGCGCGAACATGGCCTTGATCAGGGCGGGCTGCAGAATACGCCCGAGCACAGGCGAGATCGTGTAGCGCATCACCTCCCCGAGCACCGGGATGGCAGGTGGGGAGAACAGAACCACATCGGCTCGCACGGTCGGATAGTAATACCCGGAGGCCAGGACGAGGCTACGGACGAGCTGCGGGGCCTGAAGCGCGAGGGCGACCGCAACCAGTGTCCCCCAGGAGTGCCCGAGCACGACGGCTTGCGTCACGCCGAGCTGCTGAAGCGCGTTCTGGAACAGCGTGGCGTGGGCGCGTGGCGTCCAGAGGCCGCGCGGGCGATCGCTGTAGCCGTAACCGGGCCGGTCGATGATGATGACGCGGTAGCGCTTGGCGAGATCGTCGACGATGTCGCTGACCAGAAAATCCTGGATCATCATGCCATTGCCGTGGATCAGCACCAGCGGCTCGCCGCGGCCTCGCTCGACATAGTGCAGTCGCACCCCGTCGACGGTGAGGAACTGGCCGATCGGCGGGGTTTGGCGCTCGGCATCCCGCGTCTTCGAAGCAGCGTAGAACGCAGATGCCGCGAGCGCTGCGGCGGATCCGAGTAGCGTCGGCCCGAGCCAACGGCCGGTAGAGGAATGGCGTGTCATGAGGTGATCCTGGTGGATTGCGGGACATGCTCCTCGATCAATCGGATCGTTCTGAAGGCATGCGGTATAGGCCGCGCGGATTGAACGCCGAGCCGGGAGTTCCTGCGCCGCGCTACGGCAGCGCGCCAATCATGCCCTTGGCTTGGGTCATCGTGTCCTCGCACGCCCGCTGATCACCCTGGCGATCCTCCTCGACGGCTCGGCTCAGAAGCCGACGGGCGTCAGCGACGTGCGCCGGAGTGGGGATCATCGTGGCGTCGCTGGGGTCGCCAGTTGGAGCCGCTGCGAGAGCCTTCGGCGAATGGCTGCTGCGGATCGCATGGCCGTCCTGAAGACCGGCCACGTGAACAGCGCCGGCGCTGTCGAGACGGCGTTCGATCGTCCCGATCTGCTCGGCGCAGGAGCTGGCCCGAGCCGGGAGCTGCGTGAGACCGAGCAGAAGGGCTGAAGCCGCAAGAGAGAGTTCGACGCGCATGAAGAGGTCCTGTGTACCGCGGGCCGTTGATCCACGATTTCCCAGCGCGGCAGGCCGCACGATCCGAGCGGCAGCGGGATACTCGCGCGGCCGACGGATGATCTCGGGGATGGTTGCGGTGCAACAAGAGAACCCTCGGATGCCGAGAACGATCCCTAGTGGTCGAGGAAAGATCCGGATTAGGGCGTCTGCACTCGGCGTCCGGGGCAGCGAAGTTTGCGTCGCGGGTCCGCAGTCAGGCTGGACTGCAGATACGAACGCGTCCTAGTTTTTCCTGGGTTGCTATATACGGCGGCGAAACGCGTCGCTGCGGGATGTAGGGGGTACCCACCTCGATAAAGTCATCCCTAGTCGGGACACGATGTCAGCTACAACCAGCAGATGGCCTGAAAGCGGAACGTCACTGAACCACCCATCTGAGACGCTCACACGGGTCTGCGTCATGACCGAGGCTGGTCGAAAGCCGCCGGTCCTGTGTGGATGGCTCCCGCATTGCAAGTGGCGAATTGAGCTTCTGACGAGTTGGTCGGGTGCAGTCTTGTATCCGGCCTGTTGATGCAGTCGTTCATGTGACCGCTGGCCCTGATGGTATCCGCGAGCTGAGTCCCACTCTGCTTTGCGGGCTATCACGCCTTGGACTGGCGGCGGGGTGTCCCGGCTCCCGGTCTGACCGGCTCTCATGCCGAGCACGAAAGGGCGATCGCCGAAGCCGACCGGCGCGCCTTAACCTCCGAATTTAATGACCGGATCATCCGGAATGCCCTGCAGGCAGTCCAGCGCTCGCGCGAGTTGCTTGAAGCGACCAAGCATCAGGTTCAGCCGCCAAGCCAGCAATATGATCAAGGCGGTCACGGTGCAGCTAACGATCTACATCCATCAAACCGGCCACGAGCAGAGCCTCCAAAGTTCCGAGAGGGATAGAAGGCGGGTTTAAAGACGACGTCTGCCTCAGTGCCTTGCCGCCCAAATTGGAAGGGCTGGAAACCGCCCCAGGCCAGCCATTCCGAGAGGTCCGTCAACGCGACTGAAGCTGGCCGAGAGCGGAACGAAAGCTATAGCCTTGATGCTGGAGAGACAATCACTTCGTTGCATGTCTATGCTTATACAACGTCTGAGACTAGTCCGCGATGTCAGATCTCAACCGTCTGCTTGTCGCCTTCGTCATCTAGGTTGGTGTCGGCGGCCTAAAGCGTGAGCGGCGGGGCACGACGCCGCGGGTAGCACCCTTGGTGTGCTTGTGGTGCCTCTGGACCGTTTCGATAACGCATCGCTGCTTTATGTCCGCCGAGTGCATCCCAAGCCTCAGCATCTCAACCTATGCCGCTGGCCGCGTCCGAGCAGTCAGCCAAAGTTGCGGACCGACTGATCTGGGTACGCCGCCGATCGCCGATCTCAGGCAAGAATTACCGGCTAACACCGATGACCTGGCGCAGCAGGAGGTTCGGCGACAGGGCTAGCGGATAGCTCATTTCGCACCTCGTCCGGGCTGTCCGCACAAGCGATCTAGACGGTGCTGCAGGATAAATATTTTCCGCGCGGATCGGCATGAATTACATTATTTCGCCACGCGGTTGTCATCGTCACTGTGATAGCGTACAGATGATTCCTCGATTTTTGGCCAGATATCCGGCCGTATCGCCTCAACAGGGCGAGCGCTCTGCATCTCTCCCATTTTCGACGACCGGCGACCGGGCGCGTACGATTTATGCGCCCGGCCTTATTGTTTGCCTAACTTGATATGGATTACTTATGACTATCGGCACCGTTAAATGGTTCAACGACACCAAAGGCTTCGGCTTCATCCAGCCGGATGACGGCGGCAAGGACGTGTTCGTCCACATCTCCGCTGTCGAGCGCGCCGGCATGCAGGGCCTGAGCGAGGGCCAGAAGGTTTCCTACGAAATGGAGACCGACCGCCGGAGCGGCAAACAGTCAGCGGGCAGCCTGCAGGCCGCTTGAGCATCGCGCGTCCGCCTGTGACGCGCTTCGAAGCCGTTCCCTTCGCGGAACGGCTTCTTCGATTTCAGGCCCCGGAGCTGAACTCCGGTGTGCCTCAGGAGAATGCGTGAATCCTTTTAAAAGCAACCAACTCGTCGATCGTCTCGAGGCGACAGCCAAAGCGCGGCAGGCCATGCTGGCTCGCTTCCGGGCGCGCCCCGCACCCGATGATCCGGCCCTCCTTGTCCGCCAAGCTGCGCGACGCGCGGTTGTTCAGGCGCGGGAAGTGCGGTCGACCGAGCGGGAAGCGGCACGTCTCGCCGCGCAGGCCGCACGCGAGGCTGAGGTTCTGGCCGCGGAGGCCGATGCCGCCACCGAGCGCGTCCGTCAGGCTGCGGAAAAGGCGGACCGGCAGGCTGCCCTCGCGGCCGAGCAGAAGGCCGCGCGCGACGCGCGTTTTGCGGCCCGCAAGGCGCGGGCCCGCCGGTAAGTCGGTCCCAGTCTGCAAACGCCATCACCCGGAGGATGCCGTATGTCTCACAAGTTCAAGATCGGCCAGCAGGTCAGGCAGCTGGGGGTTAGCTATACCGGTGGGAAGAGCATCGTCGACGGCCTCTTCGAAGTGGTTCGCCTGACGCCGGACGATCGTTCCGGTGAGCCGACGTATCGGATCCGGTCCGCGGGCGGCGAGCGCGCCGTCCGGGAGGGCGAGCTCACACGGGCGACCTAAGTGGTCTCTGCCGACCGGCCCTTCGGACGGAGAGACGCCCCCCTGCAACGTACATCCGCCAAGGTTTTCTGACTGCGCTCAAATGCGAGGTCAGTGCGCGATCGAGGTTGTTGAAGCTCGCGATGATGAACACGCCTACTCATTCGGCCGAAGCGGCGATGATCGAACCCAATCAGACCGCCTATATCCTCAAGGTGACGCGGCCTGATGAGGCGGAACTGTCCGGACAATTGGTGATGTTCTACGTCGCGATCACCACATCCGAAACCGAAGCGTTGACCATCGTGCGCCGCGTGGTGAAGGAGGACGCGACCGTCGAGCCGACGGGCGTCCGCCTTTCTCAGCAGACAGCCAGCGCCCTCAATCTGGAGGCCGGTCTCGCGCGGGCCCTCTGACGCAACCGCTACGCCCTGTAAGGTAAGACAGCGAAGCTCGGAGAGGAGTCGCGGCTAAAGCTGTTCTCATGGTCGAGCTGGACCTCCGGACAGAGCATCGCGCTGTGAAAAGGGCAGCGAACGGAGGAGATCGATTTTGAACATGGATTGCCTCGCGGAGACCGAGAGTGTCCTTGCCGTTACGGACCGCCTCTGGCGCGCTGAGATGCGGCGGGTTTTTGGACCGGACGCGGTTCTGCTCCACGGCTTCGGCGCCGAGCGTCAGGGTGAGCCCGGCACGCGGCTGCGCACGACCTTCGAGGCGCGACGGAGCGCGATCGCGGCGTGGCGGCATGTGAGACGGCCGGCAGCTTGAGCCGAGCGTACGGACTAGCCTCGACGTCTACACCCGGCAATTTTCCGGCACTCCGCCGCTCGATCGAAGAATTAGCAGTGGTTCTTTGGTTCTAGAAAGCGCATAGCCTCGTACTCCCTCCGCGCAATCCGGTGCCTTGGGCGACGACGCGAGGAGCGGCAGACATGGCGCGTGAATTTTCGACCGGCAAAGCTCAGGCGGTCACGCCGGAAGAATTCAACGAGCGAGTGAAGCGACTTCTGGACAACAAGCCTAAGCCGCTTAAGCCCGAACCGAAGACCCGGAACTTCAGGACCGGCAGGGCTCCGCAGAAGACTTGAGGGCGGTGCTGGCGGAATCGCGGGCGTCATCCGTCCCGCCCTAATCGTCTTCCTGGGGTTGCTCGATCGCGCGGCGAGGGCTGTGGAATGCCTCCGGTGGTCATCCAGCGCTGCGGGCGGGGAGCGGCGCCTGTAACTGCAGCGGCGTGATAGCGAGGTCAGGCTCATCCCAAGCGAAATACACCTCCGCGGCGGCAGACGAGAGGCGGCCCCGAGGCTTCTCAAGGCCTCCGTTCTGGATCGATCCTGTGGCTCCTGCACACTGTGTTGTCGTGTTCTGGAGATCCAAGCTCTCGACAAGCCCGCAGGGATTCTGTGCTGGCACAACACCGGAACGGGGTGTGGGATCTACCCCGAACGCCCGGACGCCTGCGCCCGGTGGCATTGCCTGTGGCGCAGGATCAGCGTGCTGCCGGACGCGCTCAGGCCCGATCGATCCGGCGTGATGTTCTCGCTAGATAGCCGATCTCCTGTGGCCGATGGACCAGACTCAGCCTGCATCGTCGGTCGTGCCGTGCACGACGTCGAAGACTTCGACCGACCGGATGCGATCGAAGGCTTCGCCATGTTCGTACGCGAGGGATCCTTGCCGGTGTGGAAGGCCTCCGACCGCGGTGCGATCCTGGTGCATCCAGGCCCGCAGATTGTGCCGCCGTGACTGCCGGCAGCGTGCTCTGCTGGGATCGTCACGTTCCGTGAAGCGAGGCGCTGTCGCTTGTTTGACAGGCTCATTGCTGGCTTCCGGGCTACACAGGCCGCCCCCGTTGCGATGCCCATGCTCATCGCGGCAGAACTTGGCCGTAACGCTGCCAGCCCGATTCCGTTTCCCCGGTGTCCCTCGCAGAAGGACAAACCGGCGCAGGCTGATCGTATTACATCGCGGAGCCCACAGGGACCGATAGATCGTGCTATTGAAACCGTGTGGGTGCGTCCGTCGCGACCCGATCAGGAGATCCCAATGCCCGTCATCCGGTGGCTGATCTCCAAAACGATCCAGTTTTTTCTTGGCAGCGCTCAGGAGCGCAGGTCCAATGCGACCGCAAAGCGCAAGGAAGTTGGGACGTTCGAGGGCGCGTCTGCGAGCAAGGATCGGAAGTTCGAGGAAAACTACGCTGCGGCTGCACGTCTCCTCAGGGCCCGGATCGATAAGGAGTTCCCGGATGCCTACTATGCGAGGCTCAGCTCGGGCCGGAACAGCTCGTACGATTACGGACAGGACCGTGCGCTCGCCATCGACACCATGTCGATCGCCATAGCCATGGCGCTGCGGAACGGTGCCACCGTTCAACAGGCCGCCACGGCGGGGGCAGCCAGTATCGGTATCTGATCGAGACCCAGGAACGCCGGGCTCTGCCGGACTGCTCGCCGCATCCCCGCTCGACGTGGTCGCCCCGACGAGCGGGAAGGGTGCTATGGTCGGTCTCAGCCCCGCAAACTGCTGCCGCGCTGATGGAGATGTGCTCCGTGAAGCTCGCATTCGGCCGCGTGGGTGATTGGCTCGTCGATCCCCGCGAACTGGCGCCTCGGCTTGGGGTGAGCACCGCAGATCTGAAGCGCATGGACCGGCAGGGACGGCTCGATGCCCGTGTCGCGTCCAGCGATGGCGACGGCATCTGTCTGACTCGCGTGACCGTCCGGCTGCATAACAGGGGCTGGCGCGGCATCTTCGACGAGAACGGTGCGCTCGTCAGCGAAGAGGTGTGGTAAGCCCGTCTAGGCCAGCTGATCGCGTAAGGCGCCAAGGCGCGGCTTCCCGGAGATTCGTCCCGCGGCGGACGTCACCCCTTCATCGATCCTGCCGTCTTACGGGCCCGCTGAATCATCGCGAACAGCAATATACGGAAAGCGTGCTGCACCCGCGAGCACGCGTCCGCGTCATCATCGCGCCCGAGTTCGGCGAGCGCCGTCGAGGGTCTTCGCCCGTTGTTCCGCACCGTCCGCGCGCAAGGTGACTTCCAGCAGGATCTCCTGGGCGGCAAGGTCGGCCCGGTCCGCCCGGCTGACGAGCGCGCGAAGGTCGTTCAAGCACGCCTCGTGCCCGGTCATGCACCAAGCCATCAGTGACCGCGCGGGAGTGGCGTCCTGGGCATGAGGCCCTCGACGCGCAGCTTCAACCGGGTGGCCCGGATTGCCTCCACGGTCCGCCAAGGAACATCCTTGGCTATGCCCTCAGTCTCGAGCTCCGTGAGCTGATCAATCAGTTGGCCCCGCTCCTGAAGGCCGGGGTGCTGCGACATGCGGAGGATCATCCCGATCAGCTTCCGCATCACTGGGCACATCAGCGGGCGAACGAACTCTACCATACCGTGCAGCCATGAGGGTCGGACATCGCCTCAGCCTCGACCGCTGGTTTTCATGGCAGCCGAGACCGTACCCTTGTTCGAGGGCGCCGCCGCGTTGGTCTTGGGCACGGACTTCTTCGGCTTCTTGGTCTCGCGATGCCCGCGCTTCTTTTCAGTCGCCATGGTCTTGCTCCTGGATATGCTGCGAGGCTGGACGGAACCGACTTCACCGTCCGATCGTGGGCTGATCCGCAGGCTGGATCGCGGTCGCGAGCAAACTCCTGACCGAACCGAAGACGGCGACGAGACGGTTGTTGGCCCAGAGCTCGGTGCGATGGCCGTCGATTAGCCGCGCCGCCTGCCGTCTGGCGTCACCGTCGTCGCGCGCGGTGATGATGCAGGACCTGAGCACGCCGCCGCCCTGAGCGAACCGATGCACCTGATAGGCTCGGCGGGCGTGCCGAGAGCGGGGCTTGGTGGAGAACGTGATGATGTCCGCCATGCGCGCCTGTCCGTTGCAGGCGGGGGCATGGACCCTCAGCCACCGGAGCCTGGATCAACCGATCCGGTGATGTTGGCACCCTGCGCTTTCGCAATCGACAAAGATAGCCCTGACGGGTCCGGGCGTTTCCAAAGACTGCCATAAACTCCGATCCGTCGTCGGCATGGCGAGGTCATCGCCGCAATCGACCAGACGTCGGAGCCGGCGCGAAACGCCGCTTGAACAAGCCATGGTAGGGTAGGCGCCCGGTTCGGGATCTTGCGCGGAGCTCACAACCAGTCGGTTTCGCGTATCAGCGCCGTCGAAAGATGAGGTTTGGCTCGTCCGAAATGCTCTTCAGGGACAAAGGGCCGTCTGCGCGTCTTCGATTGTCATGCGCTGACCGGACTCGCTTGGCCTGCCGAATGCCGATACGGACGCCCCTCCAGCGTTGCCGAAAATGTCATCGAAAGCGCCACTTTTCACGCTCCAGCCCATAATCCTGCTGGTGAACTACGCTCAGCGAGTGCGTGTCTCGCTCCATTGGCTCTGGCAGCATCTGAACCGATTGACATGGGGCACGGCTCATCACGACCCCGCCTCAGCCGACTCGAGCTCCATTAGCCTGCGTTATGCGAGTGGCCGGCCATGGCAGCCACCGCGTTAAATGTCCGCTCTGGAGCACCACTTCAGGCTCCTTGAATGACTGAGATGGGCGCAAAGCCGAATGGCGGCTTTCGGGCGGCCCGCAATGACGGCTCACCACCCGCTCTTGGGTTGGGGTGCAAGGGACAAGCGTTTGAGTTCGTTCATTAGAAGGGGAAGCGCGTAAGCCCATTCCCGCAAGGCAGCATGAGGGCGGTGAGGTGAAACCGTGCTGAGCGGTGGCTTCATCGCCCAGCGAGAAACCGGCGCCCGACGGTTCCTGGCCGTGAGATGCGAGTCCGCGCCATGACGATGCCCCCGCAAATTGCGGCGAACCTCGATTTTCCAGAAATGAGTCCCCGCCCACCCCGGGTTTTTACCCGACACATGAATTTTTGGCTTCCGGAGGCCGCGCAACGTCCCAGGATGACCCCGACGTCATCCGCGCATGGTGTTCGGTGTGAGAGATTTTAGCCGACCCACCAAGCCATGCTAATTTTCCGACTCGTTGTTTGAATTTGCCATTGCTCCAGCCGGCCAATCGGTTCGTCAGCATTCGGTGAACAGCCGCGAGCGGCAGAGGCAACCGGCCTCCTATATGCGACTGAGACGAAATCCGATGCCAACACCAAAATTCCGTGCTGCGGATAAGACCAACTCGGAATAACCTGAACCTGAGCGCGTGGGCGGTCGAGGAGTTCGTGGACGGCGCGTGGTCGATTTACTTGGTGGATTACGTGCCGGTGTTCCGGCCCACGCGTCAGCGGGCGCAGGAGCTGGTGGACATGCTCAACCGTGGCGAGAGCATCGACCACTTGCAGAAGCGTGTGCCCAGGACCGCGTCGTGGAAGTGCCCGGTCTGAGGTGCCTCAACTGTGGGGTGAAGCAGCCGGCCGCAACGCACTTCATCATTCTGAGTCAACCTGACCGCCCGAGCGATCCTATCAGTCCAGCTTCGTCGCGGCGAGAGAGACTAGGTCCACCGGAGAGATCGGCGCTCCCATGCGCGAGCACGAACGCACCGTAGGCGACCCAGACAGATGCTTTATGCCGGACGCTGATCGCAGCACTGCGCCGCGAGGATCGCAATTGTTGAGAAGCGTCACGCTCGATGACGTCTGTCACAGATATGCCAATTGCTATAAAACTTCCCATCCGTGATAATGCTGCTCGCACGTGATGACGTGCCCCCTGCGTAAGCGCCTTGGGGAAGCCAGCAGTGCGATCCGCAAAAACAAAGACCGAGCCAATGCCACTCTATCCAAGCGAGGCTCGCATCGTCGCCGAGATCTACGGCTCGGACGCCGTACCAGAAATGACGAGGGAGTGGGACGGTGTCACCGCTGTGCTTGAACGCGGCGGCTTGCCCAAGCGGGACCCGCTGTTCGGCAACCGCCGGTATTGGCCTGCCGTCGCCGCGCGGCTGCGACGCCGAAACGGATTAGCTTCGCCGTCGGGCGGATTCGCGCCTGATGGAGAGGAAGACTGGACATGAGAGACAACTACGCGCCGGGCCTCGAATGGCGCCCGCGGAAAGGCGGCCGCGTCCCGATCTGGGTCGCGCCTGCCGAGGCCCGCAGACAGGGCTACACCCCGCCGGCCGTGCGGCTCGCCGCGGGAGCCCATAGCAGTCGCGCCGGATAGCACCCAGGCGCTTGCCTTGGCTGCGACGTGCCGCCGTCTGCAGTCCTGGCGAACCGGCGGTCACCATCGCGCAGCTCAACGCCTTAGAGCGCCTAACAGAACGGGCACGGATCGTGTGGTCGGGCGTTGGCTGGGATGGCTCGCCCCCTTCTTCCCAACGATCTGTGGACTGAGATCGCCCCGCTTCTTCCGCCGCCCCGGCCGCGTCCTCAACCGCTTCCGCCGCCTGCCCATCCGCTACGAGCGGCGCGGCGACATCTACGAGGCCTTCACAACCCTGGCCGCGAGCCTCATCACCCTCAAGCAGATCAAACGGTTCTGTTAGGCGCTCTTAGTGCAGGCTCTGCGCGCTGACGGCGCCAGCTTCCCGCCGGCCGACCTGCCGTGAGGCACCCTTAAAAAGGCGA
The sequence above is drawn from the Methylobacterium mesophilicum SR1.6/6 genome and encodes:
- a CDS encoding DUF6481 family protein; translated protein: MLARFRARPAPDDPALLVRQAARRAVVQAREVRSTEREAARLAAQAAREAEVLAAEADAATERVRQAAEKADRQAALAAEQKAARDARFAARKARARR
- a CDS encoding cold-shock protein, with product MTIGTVKWFNDTKGFGFIQPDDGGKDVFVHISAVERAGMQGLSEGQKVSYEMETDRRSGKQSAGSLQAA
- a CDS encoding alpha/beta fold hydrolase, whose product is MTRHSSTGRWLGPTLLGSAAALAASAFYAASKTRDAERQTPPIGQFLTVDGVRLHYVERGRGEPLVLIHGNGMMIQDFLVSDIVDDLAKRYRVIIIDRPGYGYSDRPRGLWTPRAHATLFQNALQQLGVTQAVVLGHSWGTLVAVALALQAPQLVRSLVLASGYYYPTVRADVVLFSPPAIPVLGEVMRYTISPVLGRILQPALIKAMFAPAAVTKRFDRTFPKAMMLRPLQLRASAEDAALMTPVTIELQKHYRDLKLPVVIIVGGDDQIADVDRQSKRLHSELPNSDLIVVPGMGHMIQHLAPREVIAAIDQASELVREAA
- a CDS encoding DUF6522 family protein; the protein is MCSVKLAFGRVGDWLVDPRELAPRLGVSTADLKRMDRQGRLDARVASSDGDGICLTRVTVRLHNRGWRGIFDENGALVSEEVW
- a CDS encoding transglutaminase family protein; amino-acid sequence: MVDLRIHHRTTYRYRKPVNLGPHRLMMRPRESRDLRLLASEVTLSPDATITWAHDVAGNAVATAVFRSPTERLVVESIARVDLSAAAYPVFAIAASAITFPFRYTDDEWTDLGSLTVLQYPEGTPSVRSWAQRFVASYPTDTLSLLKDLNTGVGSAIAYQVREDEGTQAPSETLALGMGSCRDLATLLVEAVRSLGFGGRVVSGYLHDPTRTLLGSADAGSTHAWAEVFLPGAGWITFDPTNRKVGGANLIPVAVARDVRQAMPLVGSFVGPADAFLDMSVEVSVNE